A genome region from Rhodopseudomonas boonkerdii includes the following:
- a CDS encoding branched-chain amino acid ABC transporter permease, which produces MTVYLIATLTVVAIAALAGLALNLQWGMGGLVNFGLFGLYMLGAYIAGLLTVQGVPPLLALAAAMIGVAALSAVSALISVRLSEDYLAIVTLGFAECLRLVISYEGWLTKGMLGVAGIERPFQDIWPRGFGDIGFLALALLAVAVVYTVLQGLARSPFGRLVRATRDDPGVVEALGKSVLSVRVRVFAVGGAILGLAGSLHAFYYTYIDPTQFGPIITAYAFMAVVVGGRGSNRGVLVAAFSLIFLLEGSRFLIDLVPGIGASELAAIRLFLVGVGLVVLLIFKPDGFGREPRSALAEKTR; this is translated from the coding sequence ATGACGGTCTATCTCATCGCCACGCTCACGGTGGTCGCCATCGCCGCGTTGGCCGGCCTTGCGCTCAATCTGCAGTGGGGCATGGGCGGTCTCGTGAATTTCGGCCTGTTCGGCCTCTACATGCTCGGCGCCTATATCGCCGGCCTGCTCACCGTGCAGGGTGTGCCGCCGCTGCTGGCGCTCGCTGCGGCAATGATCGGCGTCGCTGCGCTCAGCGCCGTAAGCGCACTGATCTCGGTGCGGCTGTCGGAAGACTACCTTGCCATCGTCACGCTCGGCTTTGCCGAATGTCTGCGTCTCGTCATCAGCTATGAAGGCTGGTTGACCAAGGGCATGCTCGGCGTCGCCGGCATCGAGCGGCCGTTCCAGGATATCTGGCCGCGCGGCTTCGGCGATATTGGCTTCCTCGCGCTGGCATTGCTCGCGGTGGCCGTCGTCTACACCGTGTTGCAGGGTCTCGCGCGTTCGCCGTTCGGCCGTCTCGTGCGCGCCACGCGCGACGATCCCGGCGTTGTCGAGGCGCTCGGCAAATCCGTGCTGTCGGTGCGCGTGCGCGTCTTCGCTGTCGGTGGCGCCATTCTCGGCCTCGCCGGCAGCCTGCATGCGTTCTACTACACCTATATCGATCCCACGCAGTTCGGGCCGATTATCACGGCATATGCCTTCATGGCCGTCGTGGTCGGCGGTCGCGGCAGCAATCGCGGTGTTCTGGTCGCAGCCTTCTCGCTGATTTTCCTGCTCGAAGGCAGTCGCTTCCTCATCGATCTCGTGCCCGGCATCGGCGCCTCGGAACTCGCCGCGATCCGGTTGTTCCTTGTCGGTGTGGGGCTGGTTGTTCTACTGATCTTCAAACCCGATGGTTTTGGTCGCGAGCCACGCTCGGCGCTTGCGGAAAAGACCCGCTGA
- a CDS encoding carboxymuconolactone decarboxylase family protein, whose translation MARVTLKRRDDLPDHLKPLWDRMLTYGPFAGQAGAMANRLPIFEHMWKLLTQLADEGVLKKRYLELAIVATSLVNQCEFCVAQHSPKLAVEGITPEGAANLLDWEKHPELNEVDRLVVEYAIAVTSNWSRIRDAMIERLRAHFTEPQIVELTWRIALCGAFNRFNDVLQVEVDV comes from the coding sequence ATGGCCCGCGTTACGCTCAAGCGCCGCGACGATCTGCCCGACCATCTCAAGCCGCTCTGGGACCGCATGCTTACCTATGGGCCCTTCGCGGGACAGGCTGGCGCCATGGCCAACCGTCTGCCGATCTTCGAACATATGTGGAAGCTGCTCACCCAGCTTGCCGATGAGGGTGTCCTGAAGAAGCGCTATCTCGAGCTTGCCATCGTCGCGACTTCGCTGGTCAATCAGTGTGAATTCTGCGTCGCCCAGCACTCGCCGAAGCTCGCCGTCGAGGGGATCACGCCGGAAGGCGCTGCCAATCTGCTCGATTGGGAAAAGCATCCGGAGCTGAACGAGGTCGACCGTCTCGTGGTCGAGTATGCGATCGCCGTTACGTCGAACTGGAGTCGCATCCGCGACGCGATGATCGAGCGCCTGCGCGCACATTTCACCGAGCCGCAAATCGTCGAGCTGACCTGGCGTATTGCCTTGTGTGGCGCGTTCAATCGCTTCAATGATGTGCTGCAGGTGGAAGTCGACGTGTAA
- a CDS encoding YeeE/YedE family protein produces MTETAMVESASAAPPAHRPASALSPARAFLVGRWPAVSLAVGILLTITIIAYISHGNGHARTALSLMFGAAFGIVLQRARFCFFCMFREWFDERDPRGLSGLLVALAVGMIGTFLVFGAWLPDASTGRLPPDAFIGPVGPALVLAGLSFGAGMAISGSCVSAHLYRLGEGSPTAPFALVGVLLGFILGFVSWNPIYLALIADAQVIWLPRYLGYAGALMGAMAVLSLLAYAIHRNRAPRGVTPEVDPFTAIFVSRWPAWIGGAIIGVLATLSYLRLAPLGVTAELGARARQIAGVAGVAPTRLEGLDSLRGCIAVVRDLALSDNGVFVLGVIAASFAAALVAGQFAPSWPTSRQVAQGLIGGTLLGWGSMIGLGCTVGTLFSGISAGALSGWVFAAAIFGGTAITLWGGRRAGLLLRPR; encoded by the coding sequence GTGACCGAAACTGCCATGGTGGAGTCCGCAAGCGCGGCTCCACCGGCTCATCGGCCCGCGTCGGCTTTGTCGCCGGCGCGGGCCTTCCTCGTTGGTCGTTGGCCCGCGGTGTCGCTCGCTGTCGGCATTCTGCTGACGATCACGATCATTGCTTATATCTCGCATGGCAACGGACATGCGCGGACAGCCCTGTCGCTGATGTTCGGCGCGGCCTTCGGTATCGTCCTGCAACGGGCGCGTTTCTGCTTCTTCTGCATGTTCCGTGAATGGTTCGATGAGCGCGATCCACGCGGCCTGTCGGGTCTGCTGGTGGCGCTTGCGGTCGGTATGATCGGGACGTTCCTGGTGTTCGGCGCGTGGCTGCCGGACGCATCGACCGGCCGGCTGCCGCCCGATGCTTTCATCGGGCCGGTCGGTCCGGCGCTCGTTCTGGCGGGCTTGTCGTTCGGTGCAGGGATGGCGATCTCCGGCTCCTGTGTCAGCGCGCATCTTTATCGTCTTGGCGAGGGCTCGCCGACGGCGCCGTTCGCACTCGTCGGTGTATTGCTCGGCTTCATTCTGGGCTTCGTCAGCTGGAATCCGATCTATCTGGCGCTGATCGCCGATGCGCAGGTGATTTGGCTGCCGAGATATCTCGGCTATGCGGGGGCGCTGATGGGCGCGATGGCCGTGCTGTCTTTGCTGGCCTATGCGATTCATCGTAACCGCGCGCCGCGCGGTGTGACGCCCGAGGTCGATCCATTCACTGCGATTTTCGTCTCGCGCTGGCCGGCCTGGATCGGCGGCGCCATCATCGGCGTCCTGGCGACATTGTCCTATCTGCGCCTGGCACCGCTCGGCGTTACGGCCGAGCTGGGCGCCCGTGCCCGGCAGATTGCTGGTGTGGCCGGCGTCGCGCCGACAAGACTCGAGGGTCTCGATAGCCTGAGGGGCTGTATCGCCGTCGTCCGCGATCTCGCGCTTTCCGACAACGGCGTGTTCGTGCTTGGCGTGATCGCTGCGTCCTTTGCGGCGGCGCTCGTCGCGGGGCAGTTCGCGCCCTCATGGCCGACATCGCGTCAGGTCGCACAAGGGCTGATTGGCGGCACTTTGCTGGGGTGGGGCTCGATGATCGGGCTCGGTTGCACCGTGGGCACGTTGTTTTCCGGCATTTCGGCGGGCGCGTTGTCCGGCTGGGTGTTTGCGGCTGCGATATTTGGCGGGACGGCGATTACGCTTTGGGGCGGCCGGCGCGCAGGGCTTCTTCTGCGGCCTCGCTGA
- a CDS encoding ABC transporter permease: protein MRDIVYPRQRLSLRANPSTLRRIVILAALAAIWELYARWLDNSLLLPTLSATFGALARATLSGELPDRALTSLRVLTTGYALAVVIALVLTALAVMSRWGSDALGLLTSMFNPLPAIALLPVALLWFGIGVPSLLFVTIHSVLWPVALACHSGFLSVSPTLRMVGRNLGLSHGRFITEILMPAAFPHILSGLRIGWAFAWRTLIAAELVFGVSARSGGLGWFIYTNRAQLETDSVFAGLLTVILIGLAVEELIFKTINRVTVERWGQHTS, encoded by the coding sequence ATGCGTGACATCGTTTATCCGCGTCAGCGGCTGTCCCTGCGAGCCAACCCCAGCACTTTGCGCCGTATTGTCATCCTCGCGGCGCTAGCGGCAATATGGGAACTCTATGCGCGCTGGCTCGACAACTCACTGCTGTTACCGACTTTGAGCGCGACCTTTGGCGCGCTGGCCCGCGCCACGCTGTCCGGCGAACTCCCGGATCGGGCACTGACATCGCTGCGCGTGCTGACGACGGGTTATGCGCTCGCAGTGGTCATCGCCTTGGTGCTGACAGCCCTGGCTGTCATGTCGCGCTGGGGCAGCGATGCGCTCGGCCTGCTCACGTCAATGTTCAATCCGCTGCCTGCCATCGCTTTGCTTCCAGTGGCGCTGTTGTGGTTCGGCATCGGCGTCCCCAGCCTGCTCTTCGTCACCATCCATTCGGTGCTATGGCCCGTGGCGCTCGCGTGCCACAGCGGCTTCCTGTCGGTCTCGCCGACGTTGCGCATGGTCGGCCGCAATCTCGGCCTGTCGCATGGGCGCTTCATTACCGAAATCCTGATGCCTGCCGCGTTTCCGCATATCTTGTCGGGCCTCCGGATCGGGTGGGCCTTTGCGTGGCGGACGCTGATCGCCGCCGAACTCGTCTTCGGCGTCAGCGCCCGGTCCGGCGGCCTCGGCTGGTTCATCTATACGAACCGGGCGCAGCTCGAAACCGACAGCGTATTTGCCGGCCTTCTGACCGTCATCCTGATTGGCTTGGCGGTCGAGGAACTGATCTTCAAGACGATCAACCGCGTGACCGTCGAGCGCTGGGGACAGCACACATCGTGA
- a CDS encoding ABC transporter substrate-binding protein: MSKPSGRWAQFRAPAIAALSLAISFCGMQSARSETDKLRIAQQFGVGYLPLIVANEKGFVEEEARKLGIKPPTIEWLRLSGAAAMNEALISGGLDFATAGITPMILTWDKTRSTAKIIGIAALGSMANVLTTSNPNVKTIADFTASDRIALPSVKVGFQPILLQMAADKAFGKFDKLDDLTVSMPHPDATAAILSGRSEITAHFTSPPFVQQQLATGKVRAVLNSYDILGGPHTFNVVYSTTRFVNDNPKTIEAFVSALDRANTWIAANPKDAAALYIKAESSKLAPDFVEAIIRDPNVRFTTAPEGAQKFADFEAKVGLIKQAPARWQDMFWSGLKDKPGS, encoded by the coding sequence ATGAGCAAACCGTCCGGCCGCTGGGCGCAGTTTCGTGCGCCTGCAATTGCTGCTCTTTCGCTTGCGATCTCATTCTGCGGCATGCAAAGCGCTCGATCGGAAACCGACAAGCTGCGTATCGCCCAGCAATTCGGCGTCGGCTATTTGCCGCTGATCGTCGCCAATGAGAAAGGGTTCGTCGAAGAGGAAGCACGCAAGCTTGGCATCAAGCCGCCCACCATCGAGTGGTTGCGTCTATCGGGCGCCGCCGCGATGAATGAGGCGCTGATTTCCGGCGGGCTTGATTTTGCCACCGCCGGCATCACACCGATGATCCTCACCTGGGACAAGACACGCAGCACCGCCAAGATCATCGGCATTGCCGCGCTGGGCTCGATGGCGAACGTGCTGACCACGAGCAATCCGAACGTCAAAACGATCGCTGATTTCACCGCCAGCGATCGCATCGCGCTTCCCTCCGTCAAGGTCGGCTTCCAGCCGATCCTGTTGCAGATGGCGGCGGACAAGGCGTTCGGTAAATTCGACAAGCTGGACGACTTGACGGTTAGTATGCCGCATCCCGATGCGACCGCAGCGATCCTGTCGGGGAGATCTGAAATTACGGCACATTTCACCTCGCCGCCTTTCGTGCAGCAGCAACTGGCAACCGGCAAGGTGCGCGCAGTGCTCAACAGCTACGACATCCTCGGCGGCCCGCATACCTTCAACGTGGTCTATTCCACGACGAGATTCGTCAACGATAATCCGAAGACCATCGAGGCCTTTGTCAGTGCGCTCGATCGCGCCAATACCTGGATCGCCGCCAATCCGAAGGACGCCGCGGCCCTTTACATCAAGGCTGAATCTTCCAAACTGGCGCCCGATTTTGTCGAGGCGATCATCCGCGATCCCAACGTCCGCTTCACCACGGCGCCGGAGGGCGCGCAGAAATTTGCCGATTTCGAAGCCAAGGTCGGCCTGATCAAGCAAGCGCCGGCGCGCTGGCAGGACATGTTCTGGTCTGGTCTCAAGGACAAGCCTGGAAGCTGA
- a CDS encoding LLM class flavin-dependent oxidoreductase: protein MSVPSEFLWYIPNDVKAGHRGDTADANHNSLATLSEHAQALERHGWRGALIGTGWGRPDTFTVAAALTARTTEFEPLIAIRPGYWRPAHFASAAATLDQLTGGRVRVNIVSGKDDLAAYGDEESDSAHRYDRTKEFMRLVRRLWTEENVTYDGKHFRVANSTAAPRISARGERRHPKLYFGGASEAAERVAAAEADVQLFWGEPLADVRERIRRLTELSTRLDRDLPPLEFGLRITTVVRDTSSDAWAAAEAKVADMAKKAGAGWNDHGPPIAVGQRRLLDLQTRGDVLDDNLYTAPGKFGAAGAGTTWLVGSPVEVARSLQKYRDLGIRTFILSDTPYLSEIERQGCTLLPLLRDSIAG from the coding sequence TTGAGCGTCCCGTCGGAATTCCTTTGGTACATCCCGAATGACGTCAAGGCCGGCCATCGCGGTGATACTGCCGATGCCAACCACAACAGTCTCGCAACGCTGTCGGAGCACGCTCAAGCACTCGAGCGCCACGGCTGGCGCGGCGCATTGATCGGCACCGGATGGGGCCGCCCGGACACTTTCACGGTCGCCGCAGCTTTGACAGCGCGTACCACGGAATTCGAACCGCTGATCGCCATCCGTCCCGGCTATTGGCGCCCGGCGCATTTCGCATCGGCTGCCGCCACACTCGACCAGCTCACCGGCGGCCGTGTTCGCGTCAACATCGTTTCCGGCAAGGATGACCTTGCCGCATACGGCGACGAGGAATCCGACTCCGCTCATCGCTATGATCGCACCAAGGAGTTCATGCGCCTGGTTCGCCGGCTGTGGACCGAGGAGAACGTCACTTATGACGGCAAACATTTTCGCGTCGCGAATTCCACCGCTGCGCCGCGCATCTCAGCGCGGGGCGAGCGCCGCCATCCAAAACTTTATTTCGGCGGCGCATCGGAGGCAGCAGAACGCGTTGCTGCCGCTGAAGCTGATGTCCAGCTGTTCTGGGGCGAGCCGCTCGCCGATGTGAGGGAACGCATCAGGCGGTTGACGGAGCTCAGTACCCGCCTCGATCGCGATCTTCCTCCACTTGAATTCGGTCTTCGCATTACCACTGTGGTGCGCGATACATCCAGCGATGCCTGGGCCGCCGCCGAGGCCAAGGTCGCCGATATGGCCAAAAAGGCCGGCGCCGGCTGGAACGATCACGGTCCGCCAATCGCCGTCGGCCAGCGCCGCCTGCTCGACCTGCAGACCCGCGGCGATGTGCTTGACGACAACCTCTATACCGCGCCCGGCAAGTTCGGCGCGGCCGGCGCGGGCACCACCTGGCTGGTCGGATCCCCCGTGGAAGTGGCACGGTCTCTTCAGAAATACCGCGATCTTGGCATCCGGACATTCATCTTGTCCGACACGCCCTATCTTTCCGAGATCGAACGGCAGGGCTGCACACTGCTCCCTCTCCTCCGCGACAGCATAGCGGGCTGA
- a CDS encoding ABC transporter ATP-binding protein, with amino-acid sequence MTVATLTRPTHHHSDAISAPLLEINHVGIDYPTRDGGLTAVDDVSFDLHAGERLVLIGPSGSGKSTLLRAIGGFLAPNRGTIRIDGAPITRPAPGRMTVFQEFDQLLPWRTALGNVRYALERGRKLPRRQAELEARDWLIRVGLGRFLDAYPHTLSGGMKQRVAIARAFALQPQLLLMDEPFAALDALTRRQMQDELLTLCEETGSTALFVTHGIDEAIVVGTRILALTAHPGRLAASFTVSAASRVRGSAGFAELERRIQQSVFDGNAAHA; translated from the coding sequence GTGACCGTCGCCACACTGACGCGTCCGACACATCATCACAGCGACGCGATCTCCGCGCCGCTGCTGGAGATCAATCATGTCGGCATCGATTATCCGACCCGCGATGGCGGGCTGACCGCTGTCGATGATGTTTCCTTCGACCTTCACGCCGGCGAACGCCTGGTCTTGATCGGCCCCTCCGGCTCCGGGAAGTCGACCCTGCTCCGTGCCATCGGCGGTTTCCTCGCGCCGAACAGGGGCACGATCCGGATCGACGGCGCACCGATTACCCGCCCCGCCCCCGGTCGGATGACGGTGTTTCAGGAATTCGACCAGTTGCTGCCGTGGCGCACCGCGCTCGGCAATGTCCGCTATGCACTGGAGCGCGGCCGCAAGCTGCCGCGCCGGCAAGCCGAGCTTGAGGCGAGGGACTGGTTGATACGGGTCGGCCTCGGCCGCTTTCTCGATGCCTATCCGCACACATTGTCCGGAGGCATGAAGCAGCGCGTGGCGATCGCACGCGCCTTTGCATTGCAGCCTCAGCTCCTTCTGATGGACGAACCCTTCGCTGCACTCGATGCGCTGACGCGTCGACAGATGCAGGACGAACTGCTGACGCTCTGCGAGGAGACCGGCAGCACCGCGCTTTTCGTGACCCACGGCATCGATGAGGCCATCGTGGTGGGCACGCGCATCCTTGCATTGACCGCGCATCCCGGCCGCCTCGCCGCCAGCTTTACGGTATCGGCAGCAAGTCGTGTCCGTGGTTCCGCCGGCTTTGCCGAACTCGAGCGCCGTATCCAGCAGAGCGTGTTCGACGGGAACGCTGCTCATGCGTGA
- a CDS encoding branched-chain amino acid ABC transporter permease: MGQLLVNGLVTGLLLALPALALSLTFSVLRFANYAIGSYLTCGAYLVYVGNVLFGWPLLLAASVGAVLFAVIAVAIDWLAFRPLRNRSGVTLLVASMGVAIALENVVRFFAGNSPRAYDVAVARPIRFGDIRLNHEQLTILMTVIAALAVVWIVFRFTRLGRMMRAVADNPDLAAVRGISRGRVVACVWLISGTLAALSGVLVGLDANVEPQMGWTYLLPVFTAAILGGIANPMAAVAGALTLGIAEELATLVLPVHYRMIVTFLLMVALLLLRPLGLFGKRWVTK, from the coding sequence ATGGGGCAGCTTCTCGTCAACGGGCTCGTTACCGGGCTGTTGCTGGCACTGCCGGCGCTGGCGCTGTCGCTGACCTTCAGCGTGCTGCGTTTTGCCAATTACGCCATCGGCTCCTATCTCACGTGCGGGGCCTATCTCGTCTATGTTGGCAATGTCCTGTTCGGCTGGCCGCTGCTGCTGGCCGCGAGCGTGGGCGCGGTGCTGTTCGCCGTCATCGCCGTCGCCATCGACTGGCTCGCCTTTCGCCCATTGCGCAATCGCTCCGGCGTGACATTGCTGGTTGCCTCCATGGGCGTCGCCATCGCGCTGGAAAATGTCGTTCGCTTCTTCGCCGGCAATTCACCGCGCGCCTATGATGTCGCTGTCGCGCGTCCCATCCGCTTCGGCGACATCCGTCTCAATCACGAACAGCTCACCATCCTGATGACGGTGATCGCGGCGCTTGCCGTGGTCTGGATCGTGTTCCGCTTCACGCGGCTCGGTCGTATGATGCGCGCCGTGGCAGACAATCCCGATCTTGCTGCCGTGCGCGGTATTTCGCGTGGGCGCGTAGTGGCCTGCGTCTGGTTGATCTCGGGTACGCTGGCAGCGTTGTCCGGTGTTCTGGTCGGGCTCGACGCCAATGTGGAGCCGCAGATGGGCTGGACCTATCTGTTGCCCGTATTCACGGCCGCCATTCTCGGCGGAATCGCCAATCCCATGGCCGCGGTTGCAGGCGCGCTGACGCTGGGCATCGCCGAGGAACTGGCTACACTGGTGCTGCCGGTGCATTACCGGATGATCGTCACCTTTCTGCTGATGGTGGCGCTGCTGCTGCTTCGCCCTTTGGGCCTGTTTGGAAAGCGGTGGGTGACGAAATGA
- a CDS encoding LLM class flavin-dependent oxidoreductase produces the protein MTSKRELHFNAFNMTAPSHNWAGLWSHPRDSSIGYNSLEYWTEFAKIAERGLLDGIFLADVFGVYDVFGDSPDTAIRHGVQIPNADPTLFVSAMALVTKHLGFGITANLTLDHPYHFARRFSTLDHLTRGRIGWNIVTGYLESGARGMGFDANRAHDDRYDVAEDFLAATYKLWEGSWAQDAVKRDRAGGIFTDPAKVRAIHHDGPHYRVDGIHLSEPSLQRTPLLYQAGASKRGRHFAAKHAEAIFLNGQTKPMLAETVKAIRNATKDFGRSPYDIKLFAGLNIIVAPTRGEAKDLHAEYSSYVDQRGQLALLSGWTGMDFSKDEADQALQYVESNAIQSMVENLTKRSDVPMKIADLASLSPAGARAPFIVGSPQDVADELADWADKTDIDGFNLVRLVAPESLAAFVDLVVPELQSRGLYKTAYREGTLREKLFPEGGALLPASHPAAQYRQRD, from the coding sequence ATGACCTCAAAACGAGAACTCCACTTCAACGCCTTCAACATGACCGCACCGAGCCACAACTGGGCGGGTTTGTGGTCACATCCGCGCGACTCTTCCATCGGCTATAACTCGCTCGAATACTGGACGGAGTTTGCGAAGATCGCCGAGCGTGGACTGCTCGATGGCATTTTCCTGGCCGACGTGTTCGGCGTCTATGACGTGTTCGGCGACAGCCCCGACACCGCCATTCGTCACGGAGTCCAGATCCCCAACGCCGATCCGACCTTGTTCGTTTCCGCGATGGCGCTGGTGACAAAGCATCTCGGCTTCGGCATCACCGCCAATCTGACACTGGATCATCCCTATCATTTCGCTCGCCGTTTCTCGACGCTCGATCATCTGACGCGAGGCCGCATCGGCTGGAATATCGTCACCGGCTATCTGGAAAGCGGCGCGCGCGGCATGGGCTTTGACGCCAACCGCGCCCATGACGACCGCTACGATGTCGCCGAGGATTTCCTCGCCGCGACCTACAAGCTGTGGGAAGGAAGCTGGGCGCAGGACGCCGTGAAGCGCGATCGCGCGGGCGGCATCTTCACCGATCCCGCCAAGGTACGCGCGATCCATCATGACGGACCGCACTACCGTGTCGATGGCATTCATCTGTCCGAGCCGTCGCTTCAGCGCACGCCGCTGCTCTATCAGGCCGGCGCGTCCAAGCGCGGACGCCACTTTGCCGCCAAACATGCCGAGGCGATCTTCCTCAACGGCCAGACGAAGCCGATGCTCGCCGAGACGGTGAAAGCGATCCGCAATGCCACGAAGGATTTTGGTCGCTCGCCCTATGACATCAAGCTGTTCGCCGGCCTCAACATCATCGTTGCGCCGACGCGTGGCGAAGCCAAGGACCTGCACGCCGAATACTCATCCTACGTCGACCAACGCGGCCAGCTGGCACTCCTGTCGGGCTGGACGGGAATGGATTTCTCCAAAGACGAAGCCGATCAGGCGCTGCAATATGTCGAGAGCAACGCGATCCAGTCGATGGTGGAGAATTTGACCAAGCGCAGCGACGTGCCCATGAAAATCGCGGATCTGGCATCGCTCAGCCCGGCCGGAGCGCGAGCACCCTTCATCGTGGGCTCTCCGCAGGATGTGGCCGATGAACTCGCCGACTGGGCTGACAAGACCGATATCGACGGCTTCAACCTCGTGCGGCTGGTGGCCCCGGAGTCGCTTGCGGCCTTCGTCGACCTCGTCGTGCCGGAGCTGCAGTCGCGCGGACTCTACAAGACCGCGTATCGCGAAGGCACGCTGCGCGAGAAGCTATTCCCAGAGGGCGGCGCCTTGCTGCCGGCAAGCCATCCGGCCGCGCAGTATCGGCAGCGCGATTGA
- a CDS encoding sulfurtransferase — translation MAAALALSVAVVGIAASSHAQANANSPLVNGEWLEKNLNDPKVRVVEVSVEPGLFERGHIPGAQNVVWHTDLVDTVKRDIASKEKFQDLVKKLGINQDTTVVLYGDNNNWFAAWGAWVFDVYGVKNVKLLDGGRKKWEADKRPLDTRNASVASGTLVIADANQKLRARLADVRAASDSKNVTLVDIRSADEYSGKIFAPPGSQELTVRAGHVPNALNVPWGRAVAEDGTFKPVADLKKLYADAGIDGSKPIIVYCRIGERSSHTWFLLSKILGYDVKNYDGSWTEYGNSVGLPVVNVAGTVWGGK, via the coding sequence ATGGCGGCGGCCCTCGCACTGAGTGTGGCCGTGGTCGGCATTGCCGCGTCGTCGCACGCGCAAGCCAATGCGAACAGCCCGCTGGTGAATGGCGAGTGGCTGGAGAAGAACTTGAACGATCCGAAGGTTCGGGTCGTGGAAGTTAGCGTCGAACCCGGATTGTTCGAGCGCGGTCATATTCCCGGCGCGCAAAACGTGGTTTGGCACACCGATCTCGTCGATACCGTGAAACGCGATATCGCATCGAAGGAGAAATTTCAGGACCTGGTAAAGAAGCTCGGCATCAACCAGGACACCACCGTCGTCCTGTATGGTGACAACAATAACTGGTTTGCTGCCTGGGGTGCCTGGGTGTTCGACGTCTATGGTGTGAAGAATGTCAAGCTGCTGGATGGTGGTCGCAAGAAGTGGGAAGCCGACAAGCGTCCGCTCGATACACGTAATGCCAGTGTCGCCTCCGGTACGCTTGTGATTGCCGATGCCAATCAGAAGCTTCGTGCCCGTCTTGCAGATGTGCGGGCTGCGTCTGACAGCAAGAACGTTACGCTCGTCGATATCCGCTCGGCCGACGAATATTCCGGCAAGATCTTCGCACCGCCCGGTTCGCAGGAGCTGACGGTGCGCGCCGGTCACGTCCCGAATGCGCTGAACGTGCCGTGGGGCCGCGCCGTGGCAGAGGACGGCACCTTCAAGCCTGTTGCCGATCTCAAGAAGCTCTATGCCGACGCCGGCATCGACGGCTCCAAGCCGATTATCGTCTATTGCCGCATCGGCGAGCGCTCGAGCCATACCTGGTTCCTGCTCTCGAAGATCCTGGGCTATGACGTGAAGAACTATGACGGCTCATGGACCGAATATGGCAACTCCGTTGGCCTGCCGGTCGTCAATGTCGCGGGCACGGTGTGGGGCGGCAAGTGA